One stretch of Paraburkholderia fungorum DNA includes these proteins:
- a CDS encoding glycosyltransferase family 2 protein, with amino-acid sequence MKLTTVIPAYKSKYLSDLLVALSNQTVKPDRVIFSDDSPDRSFTTALSSESAKAVRAHLNIEVIQGPRRGATANWRHLMNTWNGSTPLIHFLMDDDVIYPEFYERHLAVHSGDGVNCTVSRRWTAVESGQPIGQLPRPEQVAKHPERTLALGADFVFASTIPSCNNWFGELSNCVLNVKGAQLLDKSSLGEISFEGLGDIGLFIAASVDKPLGYINETLSSFRLNSHQNSQNPNSQDSKRAHVAWIALALASRRLGKLSQSQVIQSMLTINRVITLRFAGLPDMKGYFDAFPGLIAADPTAEANFLHWWNAYVTKQ; translated from the coding sequence ATGAAACTAACGACTGTCATCCCGGCCTACAAGTCGAAATATCTTTCTGACCTTCTAGTCGCACTTTCGAATCAGACCGTCAAGCCGGACCGGGTGATCTTTTCGGACGACAGTCCTGACCGGTCGTTCACCACGGCGCTGTCGAGCGAATCGGCGAAGGCCGTGCGTGCACATCTGAACATCGAGGTGATTCAGGGGCCCCGCCGCGGCGCGACCGCGAACTGGCGTCACCTGATGAACACGTGGAATGGATCGACCCCTCTCATCCACTTCCTGATGGACGATGACGTCATCTATCCCGAGTTCTACGAGCGGCACCTCGCCGTGCATTCGGGCGACGGCGTGAACTGCACGGTCAGCCGCCGCTGGACTGCGGTCGAATCGGGCCAGCCGATCGGCCAGCTTCCGCGGCCCGAACAGGTTGCGAAACATCCGGAGAGAACGCTAGCGCTGGGTGCCGATTTTGTCTTTGCATCGACGATTCCCAGCTGTAACAACTGGTTCGGCGAACTGTCCAATTGCGTGCTCAACGTCAAGGGAGCGCAACTGCTCGACAAGTCGTCGCTCGGCGAGATTTCGTTTGAAGGACTCGGCGACATTGGGCTTTTCATCGCGGCGAGCGTGGACAAGCCGCTGGGGTATATCAACGAAACGCTCAGCTCGTTCCGGTTGAACTCCCATCAGAACTCGCAAAACCCTAACAGTCAGGATTCGAAGCGTGCGCACGTCGCATGGATCGCGCTCGCACTCGCGAGCCGGCGCCTCGGCAAGCTGTCGCAATCGCAGGTTATCCAGTCGATGCTGACGATCAACCGCGTGATTACGCTCCGCTTTGCGGGGCTGCCCGACATGAAGGGATATTTCGACGCATTTCCCGGCCTGATCGCCGCCGATCCAACAGCCGAGGCCAACTTCCTGCACTGGTGGAACGCATACGTAACGAAGCAGTGA
- a CDS encoding acyltransferase family protein, with protein MKLSLQRLTPFRFVAALLVVFFHFGRSVVPFDTSWLNQVAAHGNLAVSFFYCLSGFIMASVYRGPMDTSTRKAYWIARFARIYPVYVACLLLSLPLISSATSSQLALSALLLQAWIPGYPLAVNAPGWSLSVEVFFYALFPYMTVLIVRSSTARLIAATASLWIATQYVTFYLFTHHYQGYPSHSHDLIFYFPLMHLNEFVLGACAGVIVVRHGLTLRRVGIAALACMALTQIVVSIADVAGLISLGENGLYAPLFLCAMCAVLALPSARLLESPVAILLGESSYSLYLLQMLVFVPGERLITNLTHNQTFYLCLAILVAISIAAHVLIERPMRTLIRKIAIAKAPYQRAASR; from the coding sequence ATGAAATTGAGTCTGCAACGCTTGACTCCGTTTAGATTTGTCGCCGCGTTGCTAGTGGTCTTTTTTCATTTCGGCCGAAGTGTTGTCCCCTTCGATACGTCATGGCTCAATCAGGTCGCCGCTCACGGCAATCTGGCGGTTTCGTTTTTCTACTGCCTTTCTGGATTCATCATGGCCTCCGTGTATCGGGGGCCGATGGATACGTCGACGCGAAAGGCATACTGGATCGCACGATTTGCCCGCATTTATCCAGTCTATGTGGCGTGTCTCCTGCTCAGTTTGCCGCTGATTTCGAGTGCAACTTCGTCGCAACTCGCGCTCTCCGCGCTACTCCTGCAAGCCTGGATTCCGGGCTACCCGTTGGCGGTCAATGCGCCGGGCTGGTCGCTTTCAGTCGAGGTATTCTTTTACGCGCTGTTCCCGTACATGACGGTGTTGATAGTGCGAAGCAGCACCGCACGGCTGATAGCGGCAACCGCGTCGCTATGGATAGCAACACAGTACGTGACGTTTTATCTGTTTACCCATCATTACCAGGGATACCCGTCGCACTCGCATGACCTGATATTTTATTTTCCGTTGATGCATTTAAACGAGTTCGTGCTTGGCGCGTGTGCGGGCGTCATCGTCGTTCGACACGGATTAACGCTGAGGCGGGTGGGCATTGCCGCACTGGCGTGCATGGCGTTGACTCAGATCGTGGTCAGTATTGCCGACGTTGCTGGCCTGATTTCGCTTGGCGAAAACGGCTTGTATGCTCCACTTTTCCTGTGCGCAATGTGCGCCGTGCTGGCGCTGCCTTCTGCCAGGCTGCTGGAAAGTCCTGTTGCCATATTGCTCGGCGAATCGAGCTATTCCTTGTATCTATTGCAGATGCTCGTCTTCGTGCCCGGTGAAAGACTCATTACCAATCTGACCCATAACCAGACCTTCTATCTTTGCCTGGCTATTCTGGTGGCAATCTCGATTGCGGCACATGTGCTGATAGAAAGACCCATGCGCACATTGATTCGAAAGATTGCGATCGCCAAAGCACCCTATCAGCGAGCGGCCAGCCGGTGA
- a CDS encoding glycosyltransferase family 4 protein has translation MTARETYSDFHWALRPEDLEYLRQLDNDALIDQHPDAVTFWLRSTAPSALDTKLLAETLLERISSPELLEQVEAPQSANIPLPRFLALLTNGRDDLRSAFDLTTLTGRLACLSWWAEDGQREYPRINWTPPPIGGVLLEPEQPTVDDGLHVPRFLSRLVAERPDLRAAFGSLQTFVGRLNCLSWWVEHGQSQYRVIRWVPPTVLGPLFEMEWGEQCLLPPLPRFLNLIWSERLDLQKSFNLASFSERLALLSWWDKDGQHEYHTIKWSAARVADVLAGIDDEQQAGTSLLPRFLTLIANERADLRSLYDIGTEAGRAQLVNWWSAWGDVEYPLLGSLKVRRVERTDADDQREPTRYYARVEATGYSHGVNVIGFPQGVLGLGEDARMAARVLQLNATPVTLINAPMQGPLKLDHSVDHLISDELKYRISLICLPAPEMVRLALEGGRKLIDAPTYKIGAWPWELPHWPSAFGNVHHMVDEIWAQSRFVQSVYSPLGDTPVHYMPMAVEVPALKDPTRERFGLPSNEFLFYLMFDGNSWLSRKNPLAGVQAFKQAFGQQGAGVGLAIKAMNVRDDDPVWRAVLDLAAGDSRIYIMSERMSRQDSTDFMACCDAYVSLHRSEGFGRVIAEAMALGQPVVATNFSGNVDFCEADTAFLVDGELIPLRAGDYLFSEGQYWCDPDVAIAAEQLKRMIDDAPLRERIAQAGKARIERDYSVDAVARAYARRLAEIAGTAD, from the coding sequence ATGACGGCGCGCGAGACATACTCGGACTTCCACTGGGCGCTTCGTCCGGAAGACCTTGAATATCTGCGACAACTCGACAACGATGCGCTGATCGATCAGCATCCGGACGCCGTGACTTTCTGGCTTCGCTCGACCGCGCCGAGCGCGCTCGACACGAAGCTCCTCGCTGAAACCCTGCTCGAACGGATTTCCTCGCCCGAATTGCTGGAGCAGGTCGAGGCGCCGCAGTCCGCCAACATACCGTTGCCGCGCTTTCTCGCGCTCCTCACGAACGGGCGCGACGATTTGCGCAGCGCTTTCGACCTGACCACGTTGACCGGCCGGCTCGCCTGCCTGAGCTGGTGGGCAGAGGACGGGCAGCGCGAATATCCGCGCATCAATTGGACCCCGCCGCCGATCGGCGGCGTGCTACTCGAGCCCGAGCAGCCCACCGTCGACGACGGCCTGCACGTGCCGCGTTTTCTGTCGCGGCTCGTCGCCGAACGGCCAGACCTCCGGGCCGCGTTCGGTTCGCTGCAGACTTTTGTCGGCCGGCTCAATTGCCTGTCGTGGTGGGTCGAACATGGTCAGTCGCAATATCGCGTGATCAGGTGGGTACCGCCGACGGTGCTCGGGCCGCTGTTCGAGATGGAATGGGGCGAGCAATGTTTGCTGCCGCCGTTGCCCCGCTTTCTGAATCTGATCTGGAGTGAACGTCTCGACCTTCAGAAGTCGTTCAACCTGGCCAGTTTCAGCGAGCGTCTAGCCCTGCTTTCGTGGTGGGACAAAGACGGACAACACGAATATCACACCATCAAATGGTCGGCTGCCCGGGTGGCCGATGTGCTGGCCGGCATCGACGACGAGCAGCAGGCCGGTACATCGTTGCTGCCACGCTTTCTCACGCTGATCGCGAACGAACGCGCCGATCTGCGCAGCCTGTACGACATCGGCACGGAAGCCGGCCGCGCTCAGCTCGTGAATTGGTGGAGCGCGTGGGGTGACGTTGAATACCCGTTGCTGGGGTCGCTCAAGGTGCGCCGCGTCGAGCGCACCGACGCTGACGATCAGCGCGAGCCAACCCGCTATTACGCGCGTGTCGAAGCGACCGGCTACAGCCACGGCGTGAACGTGATCGGCTTCCCGCAGGGCGTGCTCGGCCTGGGCGAAGATGCTCGCATGGCCGCGCGCGTGCTCCAGCTGAACGCCACGCCGGTCACGCTGATCAACGCGCCGATGCAGGGTCCGCTGAAGCTGGATCACTCGGTCGATCACCTGATCAGCGACGAGCTCAAATATCGAATCAGCCTGATTTGCCTGCCGGCGCCGGAAATGGTGCGCCTTGCGCTGGAGGGCGGCCGTAAATTGATCGACGCGCCGACGTACAAGATCGGCGCGTGGCCGTGGGAACTGCCTCACTGGCCGAGCGCGTTCGGCAATGTGCATCATATGGTCGACGAGATCTGGGCGCAGAGCCGCTTCGTGCAGAGTGTCTATAGCCCCTTGGGCGACACGCCGGTCCATTACATGCCAATGGCCGTCGAAGTGCCTGCGTTGAAAGACCCGACACGCGAACGGTTCGGGCTGCCGTCGAACGAGTTTCTGTTCTATCTGATGTTCGACGGCAACTCGTGGCTTAGCCGCAAGAATCCGCTCGCCGGCGTGCAGGCGTTCAAGCAGGCGTTCGGCCAGCAGGGCGCGGGCGTCGGGCTCGCCATCAAGGCGATGAACGTGCGTGACGACGATCCGGTTTGGCGCGCAGTGCTCGACCTGGCTGCGGGCGACAGCCGTATTTACATCATGTCCGAGCGGATGAGCCGGCAGGATTCGACCGACTTCATGGCCTGTTGCGATGCCTATGTTTCGCTGCATCGCAGTGAAGGCTTCGGTCGCGTGATCGCCGAGGCTATGGCGCTGGGGCAGCCGGTCGTGGCGACCAACTTCTCCGGCAACGTCGACTTCTGCGAAGCGGACACCGCGTTCCTCGTAGATGGCGAACTCATCCCGCTGCGTGCCGGCGACTATCTATTCTCCGAAGGGCAGTACTGGTGCGATCCCGACGTCGCGATCGCGGCCGAACAGCTGAAACGCATGATCGACGACGCACCGTTGCGTGAGAGGATTGCTCAGGCGGGCAAGGCACGCATCGAGCGTGACTACTCAGTGGATGCGGTCGCCCGTGCTTACGCACGGCGATTGGCCGAGATCGCGGGGACGGCAGACTGA
- a CDS encoding glycosyltransferase: MIENQVDCIVRLHDVKRLNELERCVFSLVGQTYRPLNIIVTLQRFSPSDIAQVEASLARLLKMHDAPSLELVNFTSEEPKDARTELLNLGLAKASGQYVAFLDYDDVLYPEAYGLLVDQLKASNAAIAFSSVRVVHADVSPQFLVATRADSAVFPGEGLEDLFVANFCPIHSYLIDRSIASPELYFDTLLTWEEDYDLLLRITAAYPSDFELIGTVVGDYYIKSDLSNSTGVVGAEGKLGGERLLEYEKVAALIEARRRITRISDAVKNQLGLQTHAENLTIRSALRELGIDEVFAESTASGSAEKSNVEIVAAAPVHPNDDFFDGSKGHYESVGLQMAKFVERAAKLSGSKNPTILELPSSYGRNTRHLARKFKASDIHVADVMAPAVEFCRSTFGVHGHHLVAPLFEYAALENEKFDVAALASLIPHLSQAGAQSALKHFFSKIRSGGIAVVTTHGARSRERLGEADCYSVGEEARQRLLSSYDAGEYAFVDSQRQNSVRAKIVVDAGERYGISLIPERWLRTFCEENQLTIVERLTGGWDGNQDVYFIRK, encoded by the coding sequence ATGATTGAAAATCAAGTCGACTGTATCGTCAGGCTTCATGACGTCAAACGCCTCAATGAGTTGGAGCGTTGTGTTTTTTCGCTGGTCGGACAAACCTATCGTCCGCTCAATATCATCGTTACGCTGCAAAGGTTCTCACCTTCTGATATCGCGCAGGTCGAGGCATCGTTGGCTCGCTTGCTCAAGATGCACGACGCGCCTTCGCTGGAACTGGTGAATTTCACGTCGGAAGAACCCAAAGATGCGCGCACGGAACTGTTGAACCTGGGACTGGCCAAGGCTAGTGGTCAGTACGTCGCTTTCCTCGACTACGATGATGTGTTGTATCCGGAGGCCTATGGCCTTCTGGTCGACCAATTGAAGGCAAGCAACGCCGCTATTGCGTTCTCGTCGGTCCGGGTGGTGCATGCCGACGTCTCTCCGCAGTTTCTCGTGGCGACACGCGCAGACTCGGCGGTTTTCCCCGGCGAAGGTCTCGAAGATCTGTTCGTGGCCAACTTCTGCCCGATTCACTCCTACCTGATCGACAGGTCGATTGCTTCTCCCGAGCTATATTTCGATACCCTGCTGACGTGGGAGGAAGATTACGATCTTCTGCTGCGCATTACGGCCGCCTATCCGTCCGATTTCGAATTGATCGGAACCGTCGTTGGCGACTATTACATCAAATCGGATCTGAGTAATTCGACTGGCGTTGTGGGAGCCGAAGGCAAACTAGGCGGGGAACGCCTGCTCGAATACGAGAAAGTGGCCGCGCTGATCGAAGCCCGACGCAGAATTACCCGAATCAGTGACGCGGTGAAAAATCAGCTTGGTCTGCAAACGCATGCAGAAAACCTGACAATCCGCAGTGCGCTTAGAGAATTGGGCATCGACGAGGTATTTGCCGAGTCGACCGCGTCCGGTTCTGCTGAGAAATCGAACGTCGAGATCGTCGCTGCCGCGCCGGTTCATCCCAACGACGACTTCTTCGACGGTTCGAAGGGGCACTACGAATCGGTTGGCTTGCAGATGGCGAAGTTCGTCGAGCGGGCCGCCAAATTGTCCGGTAGCAAAAACCCGACGATTCTTGAACTCCCCTCCAGCTACGGACGCAACACCCGGCACCTCGCCAGAAAATTCAAGGCATCCGATATCCATGTCGCGGACGTCATGGCGCCCGCTGTCGAATTTTGCCGTTCGACATTCGGCGTCCATGGGCATCACCTGGTTGCTCCGCTTTTCGAATATGCCGCACTCGAAAACGAGAAGTTCGACGTCGCAGCCCTGGCGTCACTCATCCCGCATCTTTCGCAGGCAGGTGCCCAGTCGGCATTGAAGCATTTCTTCAGCAAGATCCGGTCGGGCGGCATTGCCGTCGTCACCACACATGGCGCGCGGTCGAGAGAGCGTCTAGGTGAGGCCGATTGCTATTCGGTAGGCGAAGAAGCTCGCCAACGCCTGCTGTCGTCTTACGACGCCGGCGAATATGCGTTTGTCGACTCGCAACGTCAGAATTCGGTGAGAGCCAAAATCGTCGTGGATGCCGGAGAGCGTTACGGTATTTCGCTGATTCCGGAGCGCTGGCTGCGGACTTTCTGCGAAGAAAACCAACTGACGATCGTGGAACGTCTGACTGGCGGCTGGGACGGCAATCAGGACGTTTATTTCATTCGCAAGTAA